ATCGTTCGGAGCTGCCGTTGCTCCTCATCTGTGATGTCGAAAATGTCGATCAGCGTTTGGTTCTTCGGCGTGTAAAGCGTCGGCCATTTGCGACCGCCGAACTCGATGGACTGTCCTTCCGCATAGGCCTTGGCCTTGTTGCGCAGCGTGCCCAACTCGTCGGCAGCAAACTTCCAGGACGGATCGAGCTGCTTGGAAAGCTCATGGGCCTCGTGATGAAAGATCGCAGGGTGAACCGCACCCGACAGACACAAGAAATTCATCTGCCAGTGCAGTGCTGTGGTGCGCATCGAGTTCTCACCCACGCTCCAGCCACCGCGCAGCTGGCCCAGAGTGCGCAGATCCTCAAGTCTGGCCCAGGCCAGTGATCTACCGTTATAGCCCTTGAACTTGTCAGCCTTGGGGTTATCTGCGGCCAATTTGAGCCTGGTTTCGCGAGCCGCCTTCTGAACAGCGCGGTCAGTACGCAGCAGCTGAAGCTCAGACCGGGTGAACGGCAGCAGCTGCTCGGCCAGTTGCTCGAAGTCGTAAGACACGGGGCTGCTCATCGAGCCCTGAACATCGACTACATGCACTCGCTCACCAGAAACGCTGTGTACCGACTTAACAAGGCGCAGGACGCGCGATGCATCCCGAGCTTGCCTGTCAGCCCCCAAAGGTTCCAGCGCCTCAACCAGGGCCTTCTGGCACGCATTCCAGCGGGGTAAGGCGGCACGCGGTAACGCCCCACTCAAAAGCCACTTGGCCTGAAGGCCTCGACCGCTGAAAACCACCAGAGAGGGCAACGGGATGCCATGATCAGCGCACCAAAAATGTAGCGTACGGATCTGCTCGTCGGTCGACCGATGGGCCATTAGCTCAGATTTGTAAGTGTCGAGATCAACGAACAACAGACCGACGCGAGCTAGATTGACCACACGTCGATTAGGCACGACGAACTCAGCTTGTGATATCCAAGTGTCTCGGCTGTAGTCGACCAGGCCAAGAACCGTAGGCATTTCACTGAGTGGGTAGCTGCGCTGACGTTTCTGAACGCCGTCCTTCCACAGCAACGAGAAAAAGCCGTGGCGTGGCGAGACAGGGTGATAGAGCTCGGCTTCTGACGTGGCGTCAAAAAGCTCCAGCTGGACGTCTGTAGGTTGAAGAATTAGTGCTGACATGGCCACCACCTAGCTCTTGATGAGCGAAGGTGGCGACCTGAAATGCTTGATTTTCTGCGGATGTAGTGCATAAAATGACCCTGTATTTACCGAGAGGGGTCGAAGTTACGGTCGCCAAACTATAAACTTCGATCCCAGATTAAAGCCCGCGCCCTGCGGGCTTTTTTCTGTCTGCTGCTTTTTTGATTCTTCTGGCTACAGCAAACGGATTTGGACATCATATCAAAAATATCGGCTCACTCCAGAAGATTGTTAGAGCCCGTATTCATCTTCCTCGCGTCGCTTGGGCCCACGCTCTTTCTGCTCTTCCTTCCATCGCTCAGCCGCATTTCTCAGCACCTCCGATTTGAACGTAAGCCCCGGATTCTCTGCCTTTAGCTTCTCAACCATGGCGAGCGGTGACCGCGTTTCCTCGACCTGACGTTCAGCCTTATGCAGACGCTCAAGCTCTTTAAGATCGTGCCTCGCCTCAATTAACTGCTCGTTCAAGGCCTTGCGATACAACCTCATGTCGTCGAGCTGCAATTTGCCGCGCTCAGGCTCGACAAAGTTATACCCTGTGACCACAGATACTTTAAATGCCAGCTTATTAGTAAAGGCACTAACGAAGTTCTTTATTCCATTTTTTACCGCTGAACTCTTCTTCTTTTCTGGAAAGGGCATTGAGACGGCTGCTGCCGCTTTCTTCGCCTGGGCTTTTTTCCACGAATGGAACGCCTGGATGAGTTCATCAAGAATCGCATTGCCGGTTTTACCAACTGAAGTATCTGAAACTGCATCCGTAGATACTCCACCGCCACCGCCACCGCCACCGCCAAGCGCTGCTGAACTTCCTCCACCGCCAGCAGAAAGAGCCCCCGCTTTCATCAGCCCAGGATTTTCACGAATGCAATCAGCAGCAAGATTATTGATAGTACTGTCGATACTGCCCAGCTCGTCTTTAAGAGCTTCCGCTGTTTCTGTAAGCTCTCGCTCTGCTCGTGGATCAATGTTCTTTGCTCGCTCAGCTTCTTCCGTGCGCTTACCATGTCGCCCTTCAACTTCCGATGCGCGCTCAGCAATTGCTGCATCGTATCTGGATCCAGCGCTGCCTCTTGAAGCTTCGAACGCTTCTCGGCGTTCTTCGTAACGTTTTCCAATCTCCGCAAAAGATTGTTTTCCATACAGCTCACCTTCAAGACGAATAGCCTTGCTCATTTCTGGGAATTTGAAAGAAAAATAGTCCTCACCTTTGCGCGTAATGGTTGCGCCATGACTTTCTAAAAACTTAGTCATGTCCTCGCGGCTATTTATCGCACCTGCATCGATCTGGCGGTCGATGGCTTCGACGACCTGGCGGCGGATCGTTTTGTTGTCTTTTTCAGTATCGAAAACAGGCTCTTTCAGCTCCCGCGAAATGCTTGGATCTCGGGGGTTTTGAAGCCCGTACTTTTCACAGATATGGTCAACGAAAGCGTCGTTCTGATTGAGGTACGCCTGGTTGTTGCCGGGGCCGCGCTTGCCATCGTAATTAGGCGGAAAGGGG
The window above is part of the Stutzerimonas stutzeri RCH2 genome. Proteins encoded here:
- a CDS encoding relaxase/mobilization nuclease domain-containing protein; its protein translation is MIHGLSKHTAVAVAAIDYFLADEYLDKDCGEWKVREPAPELLEGDPIQMRALCDSLSFKNRYTSGVLSFTKDETDKINSTPGMKEALIEELRSFAYAGFKNDDSKALLVVQHSHLDRLELHYMIPRVSLESGLYFNPFPPNYDGKRGPGNNQAYLNQNDAFVDHICEKYGLQNPRDPSISRELKEPVFDTEKDNKTIRRQVVEAIDRQIDAGAINSREDMTKFLESHGATITRKGEDYFSFKFPEMSKAIRLEGELYGKQSFAEIGKRYEERREAFEASRGSAGSRYDAAIAERASEVEGRHGKRTEEAERAKNIDPRAERELTETAEALKDELGSIDSTINNLAADCIRENPGLMKAGALSAGGGGSSAALGGGGGGGGGVSTDAVSDTSVGKTGNAILDELIQAFHSWKKAQAKKAAAAVSMPFPEKKKSSAVKNGIKNFVSAFTNKLAFKVSVVTGYNFVEPERGKLQLDDMRLYRKALNEQLIEARHDLKELERLHKAERQVEETRSPLAMVEKLKAENPGLTFKSEVLRNAAERWKEEQKERGPKRREEDEYGL